A genome region from Neptunomonas japonica JAMM 1380 includes the following:
- the hfq gene encoding RNA chaperone Hfq, translating to MSKGQSLQDPYLNVLRKERVPVSIFLVNGIKLQGQIESFDQFVILLKNTVSQMVYKHAISTVVPSRPVKLPQPDEVQPD from the coding sequence ATGTCAAAAGGGCAGTCTCTACAAGACCCTTATCTGAACGTTCTACGCAAGGAACGTGTTCCCGTTTCAATTTTCTTGGTAAACGGTATTAAGCTGCAGGGGCAGATTGAATCTTTCGATCAATTTGTTATTTTGCTTAAAAATACGGTAAGCCAGATGGTGTATAAACACGCCATTTCTACGGTTGTCCCATCACGCCCGGTGAAATTGCCACAGCCTGATGAAGTACAACCCGACTGA
- the miaA gene encoding tRNA (adenosine(37)-N6)-dimethylallyltransferase MiaA, which translates to MVKTNLPPAIFLMGPTAAGKTDLAMRLTEELPCDIISVDSALIYKGMDIGTAKPDAQMLKKYPHRLVDIIDPSQSYSAAEFRADALREMAEITAKGRIPLLVGGTMMYYNALIKGLASLPEANSEVRQRLLEKGEREGWPALHAQLSIIDPESAKRLAPNDSQRLQRALEVYELTGRTLTQLWAEQKNQSFGYDVLNLAVMPEERKTLHERIALRYKIMLKDGFVDEVKALHQRGDLHTQMPSVRCVGYRQVWSYLDGEWDHDTMVEKGIIATRQLAKRQITWLRSWENLHWLKSEDKDILNHSLKLFGSAII; encoded by the coding sequence ATGGTTAAGACTAACTTACCCCCAGCAATTTTTTTGATGGGGCCGACCGCCGCAGGTAAAACTGATTTAGCAATGCGCCTTACTGAAGAGCTGCCTTGCGATATTATTAGTGTTGATTCTGCCTTGATTTATAAGGGTATGGATATCGGTACAGCCAAACCCGATGCGCAGATGTTGAAAAAATATCCGCATCGCTTAGTCGACATTATAGATCCTTCACAAAGTTACTCTGCTGCTGAGTTTAGAGCTGATGCGTTGCGTGAAATGGCTGAAATAACCGCAAAAGGTCGTATTCCGCTATTGGTAGGCGGTACTATGATGTATTACAACGCTCTGATAAAAGGGTTGGCGTCTTTACCTGAAGCTAATTCAGAGGTGCGTCAGCGCTTATTAGAAAAGGGTGAGCGTGAAGGCTGGCCTGCATTACATGCGCAGTTGTCTATTATTGATCCTGAATCCGCTAAGCGCTTAGCGCCTAACGACTCTCAGCGCTTGCAGCGAGCCTTAGAAGTCTATGAACTAACGGGTCGCACGTTAACGCAATTGTGGGCTGAACAGAAAAACCAGAGTTTCGGGTATGATGTTCTTAATTTAGCGGTAATGCCGGAAGAGCGTAAAACCTTACATGAACGTATTGCACTGCGTTATAAAATAATGCTGAAAGATGGTTTTGTTGATGAAGTTAAAGCGTTGCATCAGCGTGGTGATCTTCATACGCAAATGCCATCTGTACGCTGTGTTGGTTATCGCCAAGTATGGTCATACCTTGATGGTGAATGGGACCATGACACTATGGTCGAAAAAGGTATTATAGCGACACGCCAACTGGCTAAAAGGCAGATAACATGGCTCAGAAGCTGGGAAAACTTACACTGGTTGAAGAGCGAAGATAAAGATATTCTCAATCACAGCTTGAAATTGTTTGGTTCAGCCATTATATAA
- the mutL gene encoding DNA mismatch repair endonuclease MutL has protein sequence MSQIHLLSPRLANQIAAGEVVERPASVVKELLENSLDAGAARLEVDVEQAGIKLIRIRDDGDGIEKDDLPLALSRHATSKIYELEDLEAVASLGFRGEALASISSVSRLTLTSRRIDSEHAWQVQTEGRDMSAQLSPAAHPQGTTVEMRDLFFNTPARRKFLKTENTEFKHLEEVVKRLALSRFDVAFQLKHNGRIIHQLKPASVKAEQERRVAAVCGPAFIDQSLHVDMNAEASGLSLRGWIGLPTFSRSQADLQYFFVNGRMIRDKLVTHAVRQAYADVLFHGRHPAYVLYLELDPALVDVNVHPTKHEVRFREGRLVHDFIFRSIHRVIGEIRPDASNVPALQELTAVEATTEQKFDQQYMPLHQPREVSGVNEQVASYGQLHQNRTFSQPSAGGFSMSPPVMPFESDEMAEVPPLGYAVAQLHGIYVLSQNKEGLVLVDMHAAHERIVYERLKLACEAEGVRSQPLLVPVSVALSVREADAAEEFDALFEKLGFELARMGEETIVIRQVPVSLAKANVEQLLRDVLSDMLMFGSSRRLEEHMNELLATMACHGAVRANRQLTLPEMNSLLRDMEATERSGQCNHGRPTWTQLSMAELDKLFMRGQ, from the coding sequence ATGTCACAAATTCATTTATTGTCTCCTCGTCTGGCCAACCAAATAGCAGCAGGAGAGGTGGTCGAACGGCCTGCTTCTGTTGTAAAAGAATTACTAGAAAATAGTCTGGATGCTGGTGCTGCTCGTCTGGAAGTCGATGTTGAGCAAGCGGGAATCAAATTGATTCGTATCCGTGATGATGGAGATGGTATTGAAAAAGATGATCTGCCATTAGCATTGAGTCGCCATGCAACTTCCAAAATTTATGAACTTGAAGATTTGGAAGCAGTAGCCAGTTTAGGCTTTCGGGGAGAGGCGCTAGCCAGTATCAGTTCTGTGTCGCGCCTGACGTTAACATCACGGCGTATAGACAGTGAGCATGCTTGGCAGGTACAGACTGAAGGACGCGATATGTCGGCGCAGTTGTCCCCTGCAGCACACCCGCAGGGGACTACGGTGGAAATGCGTGACCTGTTCTTTAATACGCCGGCGCGCCGCAAATTTTTAAAAACTGAAAACACCGAATTTAAACACCTCGAGGAAGTGGTAAAGCGTTTAGCGTTGAGCCGTTTTGATGTGGCTTTTCAGCTAAAACACAATGGCCGTATCATCCATCAGTTAAAGCCTGCCAGCGTTAAAGCAGAACAAGAGCGTCGTGTTGCTGCGGTTTGTGGGCCCGCATTTATTGATCAGTCGCTACACGTTGATATGAACGCGGAAGCTTCTGGTTTGAGTCTTCGAGGCTGGATTGGGCTACCGACATTTTCTCGTAGTCAGGCTGATTTGCAGTACTTCTTTGTTAATGGACGAATGATTCGGGATAAGTTGGTTACGCATGCGGTTCGACAAGCCTATGCCGATGTATTATTTCATGGGCGCCACCCTGCTTATGTACTGTATTTGGAGCTAGACCCCGCCTTGGTTGATGTAAATGTGCATCCAACGAAGCACGAGGTGCGCTTTCGTGAAGGCCGGCTGGTTCATGATTTTATTTTTAGATCTATCCATCGAGTGATTGGCGAAATTCGCCCTGATGCTTCGAATGTGCCTGCTTTACAGGAATTAACCGCAGTAGAGGCAACCACTGAACAAAAGTTTGATCAGCAATATATGCCGCTGCATCAGCCGCGTGAGGTGTCCGGTGTTAATGAGCAGGTAGCCTCTTACGGGCAGTTGCATCAGAATCGTACTTTTTCACAACCTTCAGCGGGTGGTTTTTCTATGAGTCCGCCTGTGATGCCGTTTGAATCTGATGAAATGGCTGAAGTCCCGCCGCTGGGATATGCTGTAGCGCAACTGCATGGGATCTACGTATTGTCCCAGAATAAAGAAGGTTTGGTGCTGGTGGATATGCATGCCGCCCATGAGCGTATCGTCTATGAGCGCTTAAAGTTAGCTTGTGAAGCAGAGGGTGTTAGAAGTCAACCTCTACTAGTGCCTGTAAGTGTGGCGCTAAGCGTGCGCGAGGCAGATGCGGCAGAAGAGTTCGATGCGCTGTTTGAAAAGTTAGGGTTTGAATTAGCACGAATGGGCGAAGAGACGATAGTGATTCGCCAAGTACCCGTATCACTTGCCAAAGCTAATGTAGAGCAATTACTGCGAGATGTGTTGTCCGATATGCTGATGTTTGGTAGTAGTCGTCGTTTAGAAGAGCATATGAATGAGCTACTAGCCACGATGGCATGTCATGGTGCCGTTCGTGCTAACCGTCAGTTGACTCTTCCTGAAATGAATAGCTTACTGCGGGACATGGAGGCGACAGAGCGTAGTGGACAGTGCAATCATGGGCGTCCAACATGGACTCAGTTAAGTATGGCCGAACTGGATAAATTGTTTATGAGGGGGCAGTAA
- a CDS encoding N-acetylmuramoyl-L-alanine amidase yields the protein MTCLIKYIVRTSILLSCVLSVGFVYAADIKNVRMWLAPDNTRLVFDLSGPVTHKIFTLNKPDRLVLDINNAAVKTRLSKLNLKGSPIKQVRTSTKGKNLRVVLDLNKSIRPRSFDLKPNDQYGHRLVLDLFNTAKETVVKKATPSDAKGKLRDIVIAIDAGHGGEDPGAIGAGRVREKDVVLGISKEVKRLIDKEKGFKAELIRSGDYYISLRGRTKKARNKNADLFVSIHADAFKDSRARGASVWVLSSRGATSEVGRWLARKENSADLIGGVGSVSLEDKDDVLAGVLLDMSMTASRSDSLQIASKIHGNVGKFAKMHKSRVESAGFMVLKSPDIPSILVETGFISNPGEARLLKTAAYQRKMAKAIYAGIKSHFWNKPPAYTYIAYKKNGGYKQSGQRRYQVVSGDTLSVIASRHGVKLNVLRKTNDIKGDKIRIGQVLRIPTS from the coding sequence ATGACTTGTTTGATTAAATACATAGTACGCACTTCAATACTGTTAAGTTGTGTACTGTCAGTAGGCTTTGTATATGCTGCAGACATCAAAAATGTTCGTATGTGGTTGGCACCCGATAATACTCGTCTTGTATTCGACCTAAGTGGTCCAGTGACACATAAGATCTTCACGTTGAATAAGCCAGACCGCTTGGTGTTAGATATTAACAACGCGGCTGTCAAAACCCGTCTTTCAAAGTTAAACCTCAAAGGAAGCCCTATCAAGCAAGTGCGTACCAGCACTAAGGGCAAGAATTTACGTGTGGTGTTGGATCTCAATAAAAGTATTCGCCCCAGAAGTTTTGACTTAAAACCCAATGATCAATATGGGCATCGTTTGGTGCTTGATCTTTTTAACACAGCAAAAGAGACAGTCGTTAAGAAGGCGACTCCTAGTGACGCAAAAGGTAAGTTGCGCGATATCGTTATTGCGATAGATGCAGGGCACGGTGGTGAAGATCCTGGAGCAATTGGTGCGGGTCGAGTACGTGAAAAAGATGTGGTTTTAGGTATATCAAAAGAAGTTAAGCGTCTGATTGATAAAGAAAAAGGATTTAAAGCAGAGCTTATTCGTTCCGGCGACTATTACATCAGCTTACGTGGGCGTACAAAAAAAGCACGTAATAAGAACGCTGACTTATTTGTTTCTATTCATGCTGATGCGTTTAAAGATTCTAGAGCGCGTGGTGCCTCAGTGTGGGTATTGTCCAGTAGAGGGGCGACCAGTGAAGTGGGGCGTTGGTTGGCACGAAAAGAGAACAGTGCTGATCTGATTGGCGGTGTTGGTAGTGTCAGCCTTGAAGATAAAGATGATGTGTTGGCGGGGGTTCTGTTAGATATGTCAATGACGGCTAGCCGTTCAGACAGCCTGCAAATCGCCAGCAAAATTCATGGGAATGTTGGTAAGTTCGCTAAAATGCATAAATCTCGAGTAGAAAGTGCAGGTTTTATGGTGTTGAAATCACCTGATATTCCGTCAATTTTGGTGGAGACAGGTTTTATTTCAAACCCGGGAGAAGCCCGTCTGCTTAAAACGGCAGCTTACCAGCGTAAAATGGCTAAGGCGATTTACGCAGGCATTAAATCCCACTTCTGGAATAAGCCTCCTGCCTATACTTACATTGCTTATAAAAAGAATGGTGGCTATAAGCAGTCTGGTCAGCGTCGTTATCAAGTGGTCAGCGGTGATACACTGTCAGTGATTGCATCGCGTCATGGTGTTAAGTTAAATGTTTTACGTAAAACAAATGACATCAAAGGCGATAAAATCCGTATTGGTCAGGTTTTACGTATTCCCACCAGTTAG
- the tsaE gene encoding tRNA (adenosine(37)-N6)-threonylcarbamoyltransferase complex ATPase subunit type 1 TsaE — MQQEFFAKDEAAMEQFGAELLRAMQHQGVVNLVGDLGMGKTTLSRGVIRAAGHQGTVKSPTYTLVEPYEQGSGTIYHFDLYRLMDPEELEYMGIRDYFTDSSLCLIEWPDKGEGLLPKADLEILLDLSGEGRSIRWKAKTQKGKAAADSLSQQLDNQALN; from the coding sequence ATGCAACAAGAATTTTTTGCAAAAGATGAAGCAGCGATGGAACAGTTTGGTGCTGAGCTATTACGTGCAATGCAGCATCAGGGTGTGGTTAACCTAGTTGGCGATTTGGGCATGGGGAAAACAACACTAAGTCGTGGGGTTATTCGAGCCGCAGGCCATCAAGGAACGGTTAAAAGTCCGACTTATACGCTTGTGGAGCCTTATGAGCAGGGTAGCGGTACTATTTATCATTTTGACTTGTATCGTTTGATGGATCCTGAAGAGCTGGAATATATGGGTATTCGAGACTACTTTACTGATAGTTCGTTATGCTTGATTGAGTGGCCAGATAAAGGCGAAGGCTTATTACCTAAAGCCGATTTAGAGATATTATTGGATCTCTCAGGAGAGGGGCGTTCTATTCGCTGGAAAGCTAAAACTCAAAAAGGTAAGGCTGCGGCCGATAGCTTGTCTCAACAGCTTGATAACCAAGCATTAAACTAA
- a CDS encoding NAD(P)H-hydrate dehydratase has protein sequence MKELPGTLYTAEQTRLLDKTAIEEAGIPGFTLMKRAGRAVFLEIQKRWPDMKSLTVLCGGGNNGGDGFIVAALARQKGFSVQALYVGNDDFASELRGEAREAWLWASSEGVKFDAVQVDQAFVGEVIVDALLGTGLTGNVRGKFQLAINKLNRGMCPVISVDIPSGLCADTGRVLGCAVKADVTVTFIGLKLGLFMHQAVEHVGELLFDGLHIPESVYEQVSVSAFRLGSDDVAECLPVRSRAAHKGAFGHVLVIGGDQGMGGAAIMAAEAALYSGAGKVTLATRTEHITAALCRCPEVMVRAVESGLELLPLLEQADVIVFGPGLGQQAWADQMLQAVWKSNLPAVIDADGLNSLLKKGKFNQLSRKNWILTPHPGEAARLLRNEIDVLQKDRIASVMELQRTAGGTVVLKGAGSLITDGDVVHLCSAGNPGMASGGMGDVLSGIIGGLLAQKLSPVDAARIGVYAHSAAADLCVRQSGERGLKATDLFPYVRLILNRKV, from the coding sequence ATGAAAGAGCTACCTGGTACATTATACACAGCTGAGCAAACTCGTTTACTGGATAAAACCGCTATTGAAGAAGCCGGCATACCTGGCTTTACATTAATGAAGCGGGCTGGGCGCGCTGTTTTTTTAGAAATTCAAAAGCGTTGGCCAGATATGAAAAGCCTTACGGTGCTATGTGGGGGTGGAAATAATGGCGGTGATGGTTTTATTGTTGCGGCATTGGCACGGCAAAAAGGCTTTTCAGTACAAGCGCTTTACGTTGGCAATGATGATTTTGCTAGCGAGCTTAGAGGAGAAGCTAGAGAAGCGTGGTTATGGGCAAGCAGTGAAGGTGTTAAGTTCGATGCTGTTCAGGTTGACCAAGCATTTGTAGGTGAGGTAATTGTTGATGCATTATTGGGTACTGGCTTAACGGGTAATGTTAGAGGGAAGTTTCAATTAGCAATCAATAAGTTGAATCGAGGGATGTGCCCGGTGATCTCTGTTGATATTCCTTCAGGGCTATGCGCGGATACTGGTCGAGTTTTAGGTTGTGCGGTTAAAGCTGATGTTACTGTTACTTTTATCGGCCTAAAACTCGGGCTTTTCATGCACCAAGCCGTGGAGCATGTAGGTGAGCTGTTATTTGACGGTTTGCATATACCTGAATCAGTGTATGAGCAGGTTTCTGTCAGCGCTTTTCGCTTAGGATCTGATGATGTGGCTGAGTGTTTGCCGGTGCGTTCAAGAGCGGCTCATAAGGGGGCTTTTGGTCATGTACTCGTTATTGGAGGTGATCAAGGTATGGGAGGCGCTGCTATTATGGCTGCTGAAGCGGCGCTGTATAGTGGCGCGGGAAAAGTTACTTTAGCAACAAGAACTGAGCATATAACAGCGGCACTATGCCGGTGTCCAGAGGTCATGGTGCGTGCTGTCGAGTCTGGACTAGAGCTATTGCCTTTACTTGAACAGGCTGATGTCATCGTATTCGGCCCCGGGCTAGGGCAGCAGGCATGGGCCGATCAGATGCTTCAGGCAGTATGGAAAAGCAATCTACCTGCGGTTATTGATGCTGATGGTTTAAATAGTTTATTGAAGAAAGGTAAATTTAATCAGTTATCACGTAAAAATTGGATCTTAACGCCTCATCCGGGAGAGGCTGCTCGTTTGTTGAGGAACGAGATCGATGTATTGCAAAAAGACCGCATTGCTAGTGTGATGGAGCTGCAACGCACAGCGGGTGGTACCGTTGTACTTAAAGGGGCGGGGTCACTGATTACCGATGGTGATGTAGTGCATTTGTGCAGTGCCGGAAATCCAGGCATGGCATCGGGGGGGATGGGAGATGTTTTGTCAGGCATTATTGGTGGCTTATTAGCGCAAAAGCTTAGTCCAGTTGATGCGGCTAGAATTGGCGTATATGCTCACTCGGCGGCCGCAGATTTGTGTGTGCGGCAAAGTGGGGAACGAGGCTTGAAAGCGACAGACCTTTTCCCTTATGTTAGATTGATTTTAAACAGAAAAGTGTAA
- the queG gene encoding tRNA epoxyqueuosine(34) reductase QueG — MTDSVSSTPIQPAQPTAPELSDKKLTALAKQVHLWAAEAGFQECGIVDPDLEEDANQLHQWLEKHYHGEMSYLATNTDKRRAPYLLVPGSCRIISVRMDYTPPAFSSLKVLNSPEKAYIARYTLGRDYHKMMRKRLTQLGKRIAEAAGNMGYRAFVDSAPVMERPIAQQAGIGWTGKHTLILNRHAGSWFFLGELFIDLPLPTDPPVEKQHCGSCTACLDICPTKAFTGPYELDATRCISYLTIEKKGAIPEELRPLMGNRIFGCDDCQLVCPWNRFAKQTEETDFHPRHQLDDVSLIDLFNWNEAAFLKRTEGSAIRRTGYDGWLRNIAVALGNSGGGKEVIDALEAKRPHCSEMVTEHIDWAIKRLSDGETLLSPIQLK, encoded by the coding sequence GTGACTGATTCTGTTTCATCCACACCTATTCAACCCGCACAGCCAACTGCTCCAGAGCTGTCTGATAAAAAATTAACGGCATTAGCAAAACAAGTCCATCTTTGGGCGGCTGAAGCGGGCTTTCAAGAATGTGGCATTGTGGATCCAGATCTTGAAGAAGACGCCAATCAATTACACCAATGGCTAGAAAAACACTATCACGGAGAAATGAGCTACCTTGCTACAAATACTGACAAACGCCGTGCCCCTTACTTACTCGTCCCAGGAAGCTGCCGCATTATCAGCGTAAGAATGGACTATACACCGCCTGCTTTTTCTTCTTTAAAGGTGCTTAATTCCCCAGAAAAAGCCTATATAGCACGCTATACGCTAGGCCGGGATTATCACAAGATGATGCGTAAACGTCTAACACAGCTAGGAAAACGCATTGCAGAAGCCGCCGGCAATATGGGCTATCGCGCCTTTGTCGATAGCGCCCCTGTGATGGAACGCCCCATTGCACAACAAGCAGGCATTGGCTGGACAGGAAAACATACTCTCATTCTGAACCGACATGCAGGCTCATGGTTTTTCCTGGGTGAACTATTTATCGATTTACCACTGCCGACAGATCCTCCTGTAGAAAAGCAACACTGCGGCTCCTGCACAGCCTGCCTCGATATCTGCCCAACTAAGGCTTTTACCGGGCCCTATGAATTAGACGCTACACGTTGCATCTCTTATCTAACGATCGAGAAAAAAGGCGCCATTCCAGAAGAGCTAAGACCCCTAATGGGTAACCGAATTTTTGGCTGTGATGATTGCCAATTGGTATGCCCATGGAACCGCTTTGCTAAACAGACGGAAGAAACAGACTTTCATCCGCGTCACCAGCTGGATGATGTCTCTTTGATTGATCTATTCAACTGGAATGAAGCAGCATTTTTGAAACGCACTGAAGGCTCCGCTATTCGCCGCACAGGGTATGATGGCTGGCTACGTAACATCGCCGTTGCGTTGGGTAATAGTGGTGGCGGAAAAGAAGTAATCGACGCCTTAGAAGCCAAACGCCCGCACTGTTCAGAGATGGTAACAGAACACATTGATTGGGCTATCAAACGCTTATCCGACGGCGAAACACTGCTATCGCCTATTCAGCTAAAGTGA
- a CDS encoding nitric oxide reductase activation protein NorD: MEEQVGKYWDRLIRRMADPAWEHEAVTLDSVRKPLSIFFRTLGGDGGLSIRASVQTESSQRRHWLQRVAGSGKRISLAWRSAETLHLPDRINLFPKADLNRELYYWLAAMATAPAFDDLGWISRSQQQVLFILQRYPGLVDRYHRLVTAAISLRPNVDKLNAEESAQERDIQKALYSPGTVAHLSECPRDPLPVLLWLHPSPPQSAIASEVCQSASQQEPSSQGETKQSEQQRKRKAKRKKADNNKGGLLTLRHETSLFSVAEMANLDRSEDEDDDLQDAENNANEMDELTITRDNNTTAKSVRFDLDLPSAEEEEVILGEGHLLPEWDFRKQILVKDHCSLLTIKAAVTDAGELPERLRPAARRLRRQFMALRPQSTWVKHQEEGSELDLEAYLKFRGQRAAGQQVEEPRLYSALEKKDRDLACLLLADLSLSTDAWVGDQARVIDIIRDSLYLFSEALQQTGDQFSICGFSSRYRNHVRFHMLKGFNQAYGRQARQQIEAIKPGYYTRMGAAIRRSTELLNLQPQKQKLLLILTDGKPNDLDYYEGRYGIEDTRMAIIEARKAGLIPFCITIDEEAEDYLPYLFGRGHYTLIRRAAELPAKLPQLYARLTS; encoded by the coding sequence ATGGAAGAGCAGGTTGGTAAGTATTGGGATCGGTTGATTAGGCGAATGGCTGATCCTGCCTGGGAGCATGAAGCGGTTACCCTCGATAGTGTTCGCAAGCCGCTCTCCATTTTCTTTCGTACTTTAGGCGGCGATGGCGGGTTGAGTATTCGTGCTTCTGTGCAAACAGAGTCCTCACAGCGGCGTCACTGGTTACAACGAGTAGCCGGTAGCGGTAAACGTATCTCACTGGCGTGGCGTAGCGCTGAGACGTTACACCTTCCCGATCGTATTAATTTATTTCCTAAGGCTGACCTCAATAGAGAACTTTATTACTGGTTAGCCGCAATGGCGACAGCCCCCGCTTTTGATGACCTCGGTTGGATTTCCCGTAGCCAGCAACAAGTGTTGTTTATCCTGCAACGTTACCCAGGTTTGGTTGATCGTTATCATCGTTTAGTGACAGCGGCTATTAGCTTACGGCCAAATGTGGACAAGTTGAATGCAGAAGAAAGTGCTCAAGAACGAGACATTCAAAAAGCTTTGTACTCTCCTGGTACCGTGGCGCATTTGAGTGAATGTCCACGTGACCCGTTGCCAGTGCTCTTGTGGTTGCATCCATCACCTCCTCAAAGCGCTATTGCTAGTGAAGTTTGCCAGTCGGCTAGTCAGCAAGAGCCTTCCTCGCAAGGAGAGACTAAGCAGTCTGAGCAGCAGCGTAAGCGAAAAGCGAAGCGGAAAAAGGCGGATAATAACAAAGGTGGCTTACTGACGTTACGTCATGAAACTAGTTTGTTTAGTGTCGCTGAAATGGCCAATCTTGATCGTTCCGAAGATGAAGACGATGATCTGCAAGACGCTGAAAATAATGCCAATGAGATGGATGAACTTACCATCACTCGTGATAATAATACGACGGCTAAAAGCGTTCGCTTTGATTTAGACCTACCCTCAGCTGAAGAGGAGGAGGTCATTCTAGGTGAGGGGCACTTATTACCAGAGTGGGATTTTAGAAAACAAATATTAGTGAAGGATCACTGTAGTCTTTTGACCATTAAAGCCGCAGTAACAGATGCAGGAGAACTGCCCGAAAGACTCAGGCCAGCAGCACGGCGTTTGCGTCGTCAATTTATGGCATTACGCCCCCAGTCTACTTGGGTTAAGCATCAGGAAGAGGGTAGTGAACTGGATCTTGAGGCGTATCTTAAATTTCGGGGGCAGCGTGCTGCTGGCCAACAGGTTGAAGAGCCACGTTTGTATTCTGCTCTAGAGAAAAAAGATAGAGACCTGGCGTGCTTGTTATTGGCTGATTTGTCGCTTTCTACCGATGCTTGGGTGGGTGATCAGGCAAGAGTCATCGATATTATCCGGGATAGCTTGTACCTGTTTAGTGAAGCGTTACAGCAAACGGGTGATCAGTTCTCAATATGTGGCTTCTCTTCGCGTTATCGTAATCATGTACGTTTTCATATGCTGAAAGGTTTTAATCAAGCGTATGGTCGTCAGGCGCGTCAGCAAATTGAAGCGATTAAACCGGGTTATTACACGCGTATGGGGGCTGCCATACGTCGTTCTACTGAATTATTGAACTTGCAGCCACAAAAGCAAAAGCTGCTGCTGATTTTGACCGATGGTAAGCCGAACGATTTAGACTATTATGAGGGCCGCTACGGTATTGAAGATACGCGAATGGCGATTATTGAAGCGCGTAAAGCTGGCCTGATTCCTTTCTGTATCACTATCGATGAAGAAGCAGAAGACTATTTACCTTATCTGTTTGGTCGTGGTCATTACACCTTGATTAGGCGAGCAGCAGAATTGCCCGCTAAGCTACCGCAGCTCTATGCGCGCCTTACTTCTTAA
- a CDS encoding CbbQ/NirQ/NorQ/GpvN family protein, whose amino-acid sequence MSTANTVELNLGVDNEAAPFYLPQHNEVELFTHAYENQLPVLIKGPTGCGKTRFISHMAERLGLPLHTVSCHDDLTASDLVGRYLIGDGMTQWHDGPLTRAVREGGICYLDEVVEARKDTTVVIHPLTDDRRILPIDRTNELLHAPKNFMLVVSYNPGYQNLMKGLKPSTRQRFISMSFNYLKPEEERRVLEAETGLDSANAQRLINLATGLRGLKDMDLEEGASTRLLVYAATLIKAGFDPVEACRAGLVESLTDDEDTITALMEVVKANF is encoded by the coding sequence ATGTCTACTGCTAATACAGTTGAGCTGAATCTTGGTGTCGACAATGAAGCCGCGCCTTTTTACCTGCCACAACATAACGAAGTAGAGCTGTTTACTCATGCCTATGAGAACCAGTTACCAGTCTTGATTAAAGGCCCAACAGGCTGTGGTAAAACTCGTTTCATTAGTCATATGGCCGAGCGTTTGGGGCTGCCCTTACATACGGTTTCCTGTCATGACGACTTAACTGCCTCTGATCTAGTGGGTCGTTACCTTATCGGTGATGGTATGACCCAGTGGCATGATGGTCCTTTAACGAGGGCTGTTCGTGAGGGTGGTATCTGCTATTTGGATGAAGTGGTTGAAGCACGTAAAGATACGACTGTGGTTATTCACCCACTCACGGATGATCGACGAATTTTACCAATAGACCGTACTAATGAGCTGCTGCATGCACCTAAAAATTTCATGTTAGTGGTTTCTTATAACCCGGGTTATCAAAACCTGATGAAAGGCCTTAAACCCAGCACGCGACAGCGTTTTATTTCAATGAGTTTTAATTATTTAAAACCTGAAGAAGAGAGACGCGTTCTTGAAGCCGAAACGGGTTTGGATTCAGCCAATGCACAGCGGCTTATTAACTTAGCTACCGGCTTGCGTGGCTTAAAAGATATGGATTTAGAGGAGGGCGCTAGTACACGTCTTTTGGTGTATGCCGCTACCTTAATAAAAGCAGGATTTGATCCTGTAGAGGCATGTAGAGCAGGCTTGGTTGAATCGCTCACTGATGATGAAGATACCATTACTGCGTTGATGGAAGTGGTAAAAGCTAACTTTTAA